One genomic window of Paraburkholderia acidiphila includes the following:
- a CDS encoding alpha/beta fold hydrolase: MIVDVAGKPVYAYTASHAIDAALPFAVFVHGAQHDHSVWALQSRYFANHGFNALAVDLPGHLRSAGPALTSIGALADWVAALLDAVNAPQAFVAGHSMGSLIALEFAARHPERAQRIALLATALPMTVAPTLLEAAREREPEAIAIVNAWSHSTLAAKPSSPGPGFWLRGMNQRLMERVAERGEPQLFHTDFAACNAYADGLASAAKVRCPVRLIVGKRDAMTPPRAARALADALAQTGTPVDTVTLDAGHALMTEQPDATLDALYAFATQQAPRVGNG, encoded by the coding sequence ATGATCGTCGATGTCGCAGGAAAACCGGTCTACGCGTACACCGCCTCGCATGCCATCGACGCCGCGCTGCCGTTCGCGGTGTTCGTCCACGGCGCGCAGCACGATCACAGCGTCTGGGCGCTGCAATCGCGCTATTTCGCGAACCACGGCTTCAACGCACTGGCCGTCGATCTGCCCGGCCACCTGCGCAGCGCGGGCCCGGCGCTCACGAGCATCGGCGCGCTCGCCGACTGGGTGGCCGCGCTGCTCGATGCGGTGAACGCGCCGCAGGCCTTCGTCGCCGGCCACAGCATGGGCTCGCTCATCGCGCTCGAGTTCGCGGCTCGCCATCCCGAGCGCGCGCAGCGCATCGCCCTGCTCGCCACCGCGCTCCCGATGACGGTCGCGCCGACCTTGCTCGAAGCCGCGCGAGAACGCGAGCCGGAGGCGATCGCGATCGTCAACGCGTGGTCGCACTCGACGCTCGCCGCCAAGCCGTCGAGCCCGGGGCCCGGCTTCTGGCTGCGCGGCATGAACCAGCGGTTGATGGAGCGCGTTGCCGAGCGCGGCGAGCCGCAGCTTTTCCATACCGATTTCGCCGCGTGCAACGCTTACGCGGATGGCCTCGCCAGCGCGGCGAAGGTGCGCTGCCCGGTGCGCCTGATCGTCGGCAAACGCGACGCGATGACGCCTCCGCGCGCGGCGCGCGCCCTCGCCGACGCCCTCGCGCAAACCGGCACGCCGGTGGACACGGTCACGCTGGACGCGGGCCACGCGCTGATGACCGAGCAACCCGACGCGACGCTCGACGCGCTCTATGCTTTTGCAACGCAGCAAGCGCCGCGCGTGGGTAACGGGTAA
- a CDS encoding FAD-binding oxidoreductase: MTDSTPTASQAFLDACAAAIGAQNVLTDAHDTAPYLADWRRRYQGAALAVLCPANTNEVAAVVKLAHEHRVALVPQGGNTGLAGGATPDASGSQAVLSLRRLNRVREIDAHNNTITVEAGVILAEVQARAKEAGRLFPLSLAAEGSCTIGGNLSTNAGGTGVLRYGNTRELCLGLEVVTPQGEIWDGLRGLRKDNTGYDLRDLFIGAEGTLGIITAAVMKLHPLPAARVTALAALGSAHAALDFLALAQRYAGPLLTGFELMSDFCMQLVGRHFPQLRYPFAEHHAQVVLLELSDNESEAHARALFERLMEDALEQGLVEDAVVAESLAQSQAFWNIREHIPLAQAQEGLNIKHDIGVPISRIGHFIEETDAEIARTVPGARMVTFGHLGDGNLHYNVQAPEGGDPKRFLAENEKTLNRIVYDSVDRHRGTISAEHGLGQLKIDENMHYKSEVELALMRAIKRALDPLDLMNPGKVLH, encoded by the coding sequence ATGACCGACTCCACCCCGACCGCCAGCCAAGCCTTTCTCGACGCCTGCGCCGCCGCCATCGGCGCGCAAAACGTGCTGACCGACGCGCACGACACCGCGCCCTACCTCGCCGACTGGCGCCGCCGCTACCAGGGCGCGGCCCTCGCCGTGCTGTGCCCGGCCAATACAAACGAAGTGGCCGCTGTCGTGAAGCTCGCGCATGAGCATCGCGTCGCGCTCGTGCCGCAAGGCGGCAACACGGGCCTCGCGGGAGGCGCGACGCCGGACGCGAGCGGCAGCCAGGCCGTGCTGAGCCTGCGCCGCCTGAACCGCGTGCGCGAAATCGACGCGCACAACAACACGATCACCGTCGAAGCCGGTGTGATCCTCGCCGAAGTCCAGGCGCGCGCAAAAGAAGCGGGCCGCCTCTTCCCGCTATCGCTTGCGGCCGAAGGCAGCTGCACGATCGGCGGCAATCTGTCGACCAACGCGGGCGGCACCGGCGTGCTGCGCTATGGCAACACGCGCGAGCTGTGCCTCGGCCTCGAAGTCGTCACGCCGCAAGGCGAGATCTGGGACGGCCTGCGCGGGCTGCGCAAGGACAACACCGGTTACGATCTGCGCGACCTCTTCATCGGCGCGGAGGGCACGCTCGGCATCATCACCGCCGCCGTGATGAAGCTGCATCCGCTGCCGGCCGCGCGCGTCACCGCGCTCGCCGCGCTCGGCTCGGCGCATGCCGCGCTCGACTTCCTCGCGCTCGCGCAGCGCTACGCCGGGCCGCTGCTCACGGGCTTCGAGCTGATGTCGGACTTCTGCATGCAGCTCGTCGGCCGCCATTTCCCGCAACTGCGCTATCCGTTCGCTGAGCATCACGCGCAGGTCGTGCTGCTCGAACTCTCGGATAACGAAAGCGAAGCACACGCCCGCGCACTCTTCGAGCGGCTCATGGAAGACGCGCTCGAACAAGGTCTCGTGGAAGACGCCGTGGTTGCCGAAAGCCTCGCGCAATCGCAGGCGTTCTGGAATATCCGCGAGCACATTCCGCTCGCGCAGGCGCAGGAAGGGTTGAACATCAAGCACGATATCGGCGTGCCGATCTCGCGTATCGGCCATTTCATCGAGGAAACCGATGCCGAGATCGCCCGCACGGTGCCCGGCGCGCGCATGGTCACCTTCGGCCATCTCGGCGACGGCAATCTGCACTACAACGTGCAGGCGCCCGAAGGCGGCGACCCGAAACGCTTCCTGGCCGAAAACGAGAAAACGCTCAACCGTATCGTCTACGACAGCGTGGATCGCCATCGCGGCACGATCAGCGCGGAACACGGCCTCGGGCAGTTGAAAATCGACGAGAACATGCACTACAAGAGCGAGGTCGAACTGGCGCTCATGCGTGCGATCAAGCGCGCGCTCGATCCGCTGGACCTGATGAATCCGGGGAAGGTGCTGCACTAA
- a CDS encoding CBS domain-containing protein has protein sequence MRVSDILKVKGNTLYTVTPDTALHEAVNTMAEHDIGSLVVMEYGDLVGMLTFREIILTLRANGGSVGTTTIRKVMDDHPITCTPETEVDEVRRMMLEHHVRYLPVMESRSLMGVISFYDVAKAVVEAQGFENKLLKAYIRDWPEEERQPAR, from the coding sequence ATGCGTGTCAGCGACATCCTCAAGGTGAAGGGCAACACGCTCTATACCGTCACGCCCGATACTGCACTGCACGAGGCAGTCAACACCATGGCCGAGCACGATATCGGCTCGCTCGTCGTCATGGAGTACGGCGATCTGGTCGGCATGCTCACGTTCCGCGAGATTATCCTCACGCTGCGCGCGAATGGCGGCAGCGTCGGCACCACGACGATCCGCAAGGTCATGGATGATCACCCCATCACCTGCACGCCGGAAACCGAGGTCGACGAAGTGCGCCGCATGATGCTCGAGCATCACGTGCGTTATCTGCCGGTCATGGAAAGCCGCTCGCTCATGGGCGTGATCTCGTTCTACGACGTGGCGAAGGCCGTGGTGGAAGCGCAGGGCTTCGAGAACAAGCTGCTCAAGGCCTATATTCGCGACTGGCCCGAAGAAGAGCGCCAACCGGCGCGCTGA
- a CDS encoding YihY family inner membrane protein — translation MDVLSRVKIDLDIVKRLARFAARRSREDRIPQVAGSLTFTTLLSLVPLATVAFALFTAFPIFASFQNSLQAFLADHLMPAQINSQIFKYLNQFASKAKGLTTMGMIVLFVTSVMTMMTVESAFNLIWRVRKARPFAQRVLVYWAILTLGPILIGVSLSISSYVFTRSAVIATEQHVSGILDWMLFGASLPLTALAFTMLYVYLPNCRVQWRDALVGGIAAAIAFEAAKRGFGYYVRRIPTYTAVYGAFAAAPMFLLWMYLSWFITLVGAMITSALPEIRTGRFDRPRFPGSDLLDALELLAGLADAREAGEPGRTTEQLAQLLRRDLATVTRLINGLEEDELVGRLEQDERAKTLFLLIGNPARITAARIFDRFAIDRKELAYQLKSSSIDAHMLLGALDNDKLAISLASLIATRRFPALTEEHAPVLPHPAA, via the coding sequence ATGGATGTGCTGTCGAGGGTGAAGATCGATCTGGACATCGTGAAGCGGCTCGCGCGCTTCGCGGCGCGGCGCAGCCGCGAAGATCGCATTCCACAGGTCGCGGGCAGCCTCACGTTCACCACGCTGCTCTCGCTCGTGCCGCTCGCCACGGTTGCGTTCGCGCTCTTCACCGCCTTCCCGATCTTCGCTTCGTTCCAGAACTCGCTGCAGGCTTTTCTCGCCGACCACCTCATGCCGGCGCAGATCAACAGCCAGATCTTCAAGTACCTGAACCAGTTCGCCTCGAAGGCCAAGGGTCTCACGACGATGGGCATGATCGTGCTCTTCGTCACGTCGGTTATGACCATGATGACCGTTGAGTCGGCCTTCAACCTGATCTGGCGTGTGCGCAAGGCGCGGCCGTTCGCGCAGCGCGTGCTCGTCTATTGGGCCATCCTCACGCTCGGGCCGATCCTGATCGGCGTGAGCCTGTCGATCTCTTCTTACGTGTTCACGCGTTCCGCCGTGATTGCGACCGAGCAGCATGTCTCGGGCATTCTCGACTGGATGCTCTTCGGCGCCTCGCTGCCGCTCACGGCGCTCGCGTTCACGATGCTCTACGTGTATCTGCCAAACTGCCGCGTGCAGTGGCGCGACGCGCTGGTGGGCGGCATCGCCGCGGCGATCGCGTTCGAGGCGGCCAAGCGCGGCTTTGGCTACTACGTGCGGCGCATTCCGACCTATACGGCAGTCTATGGCGCGTTCGCGGCTGCGCCGATGTTCCTGCTGTGGATGTACCTGAGCTGGTTCATCACGCTCGTTGGAGCGATGATCACCTCGGCATTGCCCGAAATCCGCACCGGGCGCTTCGACCGGCCGCGCTTTCCTGGCAGCGATCTGCTCGACGCGCTCGAACTGCTGGCGGGCCTCGCCGACGCGCGGGAAGCGGGCGAGCCGGGCCGCACGACGGAGCAACTCGCGCAGTTGCTGCGGCGCGACCTGGCCACGGTCACACGCCTGATCAACGGTCTCGAAGAGGACGAACTCGTGGGGCGTCTCGAACAGGACGAACGCGCGAAAACGCTGTTCCTGCTGATCGGCAATCCCGCGCGCATAACGGCCGCGCGCATCTTCGACCGCTTCGCGATTGACCGCAAGGAACTGGCGTATCAGCTCAAGTCGAGCAGTATCGACGCACATATGCTGCTAGGCGCGCTCGATAACGACAAGCTGGCCATTTCACTCGCGTCGCTGATCGCGACGCGGCGTTTCCCGGCGCTCACTGAAGAGCACGCGCCGGTGCTCCCGCATCCGGCGGCGTGA
- a CDS encoding efflux transporter outer membrane subunit, producing MQSPVPKGLAALTVLTFSLIIAGCASTGGIAPQAKQAEAAQLDAGSAIRAANTDASWPASDWWHGYNDPQLNAWIEASVAGNPSLAAAQARVREARSMVGVAQAGLLPQINGSMSIQRQQWSDNVYYGPGPLAGANTWNNTATLGLSYHLDLWGQDKNNAERALDVAHATAADARAAQIELEVNVTRTYIEMSMNYALLDIAKQTLAQQQRILTLAQKRLAGGIGTQLEVSQAQTPLPEYERQIDALDESIALGKNQLAALAGKGPGAGESIERPALSLAAPAGLPSALPAELIGYRPDVVAARWLVAAQARGIDVARADFYPNVNLLVSMGGYAAAGPLFQFLKSMSGSYAAGPAFSLPIFDGGRLRAQLGAQSAAYDIAIDQYNQTIVTALKEIADQVVRMRSLATQEDDAHRSVTAAQRNYDLAQEGFRRGLTDYVNVLIAQTQLLRAQEGVAHIQAERLAAHATLVAALGGGMIDASSDAAAKGPSDAEQLPAHGKKTRDVPLMPAALLAPHGSHASSGPDAADASASGAAH from the coding sequence GTGCAGTCTCCGGTACCGAAAGGACTAGCCGCACTCACGGTTCTTACGTTCTCGTTGATAATCGCGGGCTGCGCCAGTACCGGGGGCATCGCACCGCAAGCGAAACAGGCTGAAGCCGCGCAACTCGACGCCGGCTCGGCGATCCGCGCGGCCAACACCGACGCGAGCTGGCCCGCCAGCGACTGGTGGCACGGCTACAACGACCCTCAACTGAACGCCTGGATCGAAGCCTCCGTGGCCGGCAACCCTTCGCTTGCCGCCGCCCAGGCGCGTGTGCGCGAAGCGCGCTCGATGGTGGGCGTGGCCCAGGCCGGGCTCCTGCCGCAAATCAACGGCAGCATGTCCATCCAGCGTCAGCAGTGGTCCGACAACGTCTATTACGGACCGGGACCGCTCGCGGGCGCGAATACGTGGAACAACACGGCCACGCTCGGCCTCTCGTATCACCTCGACCTCTGGGGCCAGGACAAGAACAACGCCGAGCGCGCGCTCGACGTGGCGCACGCCACGGCTGCGGACGCGCGCGCGGCGCAGATCGAACTCGAAGTCAACGTCACGCGCACCTACATCGAGATGTCGATGAACTACGCGCTGCTCGACATTGCGAAACAAACGCTCGCCCAGCAGCAGCGCATTTTGACCCTCGCGCAGAAGCGCCTCGCGGGCGGCATCGGCACCCAGCTCGAAGTGAGCCAGGCGCAAACGCCGCTCCCCGAATACGAACGCCAGATCGACGCGCTCGACGAGTCCATCGCGCTCGGCAAGAACCAGCTCGCGGCGCTCGCGGGCAAGGGCCCGGGCGCCGGCGAATCGATCGAGCGCCCGGCGCTCTCGCTCGCCGCGCCCGCGGGCCTGCCTTCGGCGCTGCCTGCCGAGCTGATCGGCTATCGCCCCGACGTGGTCGCGGCGCGCTGGCTCGTCGCCGCGCAGGCGCGCGGCATCGACGTCGCCCGTGCCGACTTCTATCCGAACGTGAACCTGCTCGTTTCGATGGGCGGCTACGCGGCGGCCGGCCCGCTGTTCCAGTTCCTCAAGTCGATGAGCGGCAGCTACGCGGCCGGCCCCGCGTTCTCGCTGCCGATCTTCGACGGCGGACGCCTGCGCGCGCAGCTCGGCGCGCAGTCCGCCGCGTACGACATCGCCATCGATCAGTACAACCAGACGATCGTCACCGCGCTCAAGGAAATCGCCGATCAGGTCGTGCGCATGCGCTCGCTCGCGACGCAGGAAGACGACGCGCACCGCTCGGTCACAGCCGCGCAGCGCAACTACGATCTCGCGCAGGAAGGCTTCCGGCGTGGCCTGACCGACTACGTGAACGTGCTGATCGCGCAAACGCAGTTGCTGCGCGCGCAGGAAGGCGTCGCGCACATCCAGGCCGAGCGTCTGGCCGCGCACGCCACGCTCGTCGCGGCGCTGGGCGGCGGCATGATCGACGCGTCGAGCGATGCCGCGGCGAAAGGCCCGTCCGACGCCGAGCAACTGCCCGCGCACGGCAAGAAGACGCGTGACGTGCCGTTGATGCCCGCAGCACTGCTCGCGCCGCACGGCTCGCATGCCTCGTCCGGGCCCGACGCCGCCGATGCGAGCGCATCGGGCGCTGCGCACTAA
- a CDS encoding O-acetylhomoserine aminocarboxypropyltransferase, which yields MSSNPDSRFDTLALHAGAAPDPATGARATPIYLTTSFSFRDTDHAAALFNMERAGHVYSRISNPTVAVFEERVAALEGGAGAIGTASGQAALHLAIATLMGAGSHIVASAALYGGSHNLLHYTLKRFGIETTFVKPGDLDAWRAALRPNTRLLFGETLGNPGLDVLDIEAVAHIAHTHGVPLLVDSTFTTPYLLRPFEHGADLVYHSATKFLGGHGTTIGGVLVDGGTFDFEASGRFPELTEPYAGFHDMVFSEESTVAPFLLRARREGLRDFGACLHPQAAWQLLQGIETLPLRMERHVANARRIVEFLAAHEAVESVAWPELPSHPDYALAKRLLPRGAGAVFSFNLRGGRAAGKRFIESLTLFSHLANVGDARSLVIHPASTTHFRMDAAALAAAGIAEGTIRLSIGLEDPADLVDDLKRALKASQKTETSKAKPTGKEAS from the coding sequence ATGTCATCGAATCCCGATAGCCGTTTCGACACGCTCGCGCTGCATGCCGGCGCGGCGCCCGACCCCGCCACCGGCGCCCGCGCGACGCCGATCTACCTCACCACTTCGTTCTCGTTTCGCGACACCGACCACGCCGCCGCGCTCTTCAACATGGAGCGTGCGGGCCACGTGTACTCGCGTATCTCGAACCCGACCGTCGCCGTGTTCGAAGAGCGCGTGGCCGCGCTCGAAGGCGGCGCGGGTGCGATCGGCACGGCAAGTGGCCAGGCGGCGCTGCATCTCGCAATCGCCACATTGATGGGCGCGGGCTCGCACATCGTCGCCTCGGCAGCGCTTTACGGCGGCTCGCACAACCTGCTGCACTACACGCTCAAGCGCTTCGGCATCGAGACGACTTTCGTGAAGCCCGGCGACCTCGACGCCTGGCGCGCGGCGCTGCGTCCCAACACGCGGCTGCTGTTTGGCGAAACGCTCGGCAATCCGGGCCTCGACGTGCTCGACATCGAAGCCGTCGCGCACATCGCGCACACACACGGCGTGCCGCTGCTCGTCGATTCGACGTTCACCACGCCTTACCTGCTGCGCCCCTTCGAGCATGGCGCGGACCTCGTCTATCACTCGGCCACCAAGTTCCTTGGCGGCCATGGCACGACGATCGGCGGCGTGCTGGTGGATGGCGGCACGTTCGACTTCGAAGCATCGGGCCGTTTCCCCGAACTCACCGAGCCCTATGCGGGCTTTCACGACATGGTGTTCAGCGAGGAAAGCACCGTCGCGCCCTTCCTGCTGCGCGCGCGCCGCGAGGGCCTGCGCGACTTCGGCGCATGCCTGCATCCGCAGGCCGCGTGGCAGTTGCTGCAAGGCATCGAAACGCTGCCGCTGCGCATGGAGCGGCATGTGGCGAACGCGCGGCGCATCGTCGAATTCCTCGCTGCGCACGAGGCGGTTGAATCGGTTGCGTGGCCCGAACTGCCGAGCCACCCCGATTACGCGCTGGCCAAACGTCTGCTGCCGCGCGGCGCGGGTGCCGTGTTCAGCTTCAACCTGCGCGGCGGACGCGCGGCGGGCAAGCGCTTCATCGAATCGCTCACGCTGTTCTCGCATCTGGCCAACGTCGGCGACGCGCGCTCGCTCGTGATCCACCCCGCCTCGACCACGCATTTCCGTATGGATGCCGCAGCGCTTGCCGCCGCCGGAATCGCGGAAGGCACGATCCGGCTCTCGATCGGGCTTGAAGATCCCGCCGACCTGGTCGATGACCTCAAGCGCGCGCTGAAAGCATCACAGAAGACGGAAACGTCGAAGGCCAAGCCGACCGGCAAGGAGGCGTCATGA
- a CDS encoding Mpo1-like protein codes for MQPTTHTEHFSSFAEFYPFYLSEHSHPVSRRLHFIGSLGVIGFVCMAIATGNWLWLPLAIVCGYGFAWVGHFKFEKNRPATFRHPIYSLMGDWVMFADICRGKISL; via the coding sequence ATGCAACCCACCACGCATACCGAGCATTTTTCGAGCTTCGCAGAGTTCTATCCGTTCTACCTGAGCGAACATAGCCATCCCGTTTCGCGACGACTGCATTTCATCGGGTCGCTCGGCGTGATCGGCTTCGTCTGCATGGCGATCGCCACGGGCAACTGGCTCTGGCTGCCGCTGGCCATCGTGTGCGGCTACGGCTTCGCGTGGGTCGGACATTTCAAGTTCGAGAAGAACCGCCCGGCCACCTTCCGTCACCCCATCTACAGTTTGATGGGCGACTGGGTCATGTTCGCGGATATCTGCCGCGGCAAGATTTCTCTCTAA
- a CDS encoding metallophosphoesterase, which yields MKIRVLSDLHLEQDEPDTIPHAQADLVVLAGDIHNHGLGLRWAAETFDPQVPVVYVPGNHEYYDGDLGALETAMRDAAATLDNVHFLNDGVYVDPAGRFRVLGTTLWADFALFGVDDDAREIAIAAAMRVMLDFRGLIQVSWPDSPQALARDFTPADSLALHARSRAWLEAELAKPFAGETIVVTHHAPHRQSLAPRYAEDRVSAGFVSDLDALVRAPVALWIHGHTHTCFDYTVNGTRVVCNPRGYRDRRTGQPENPAFAWDKVVEV from the coding sequence CTGAAGATCCGCGTGCTGTCCGACCTGCATCTGGAGCAGGACGAGCCCGACACGATCCCGCATGCGCAGGCCGATCTCGTCGTGCTCGCGGGCGACATCCACAATCACGGGCTCGGTTTGCGTTGGGCCGCGGAAACGTTCGATCCGCAGGTGCCGGTGGTGTACGTGCCCGGCAATCACGAGTACTACGATGGCGATCTCGGCGCGCTGGAAACGGCGATGCGCGACGCCGCCGCCACGCTCGACAACGTGCATTTCCTCAACGACGGCGTGTATGTCGATCCGGCGGGCCGCTTTCGCGTGCTCGGCACCACGCTGTGGGCGGATTTCGCGCTCTTTGGCGTCGACGACGACGCGCGTGAAATCGCCATTGCGGCCGCGATGCGCGTAATGCTCGACTTTCGCGGATTGATCCAGGTGTCCTGGCCGGACAGCCCGCAAGCGCTGGCGCGCGACTTCACGCCAGCCGATTCGCTGGCGCTCCATGCGCGTTCGCGCGCGTGGCTCGAAGCTGAACTGGCGAAGCCCTTCGCGGGCGAGACGATCGTCGTCACGCACCACGCGCCGCACAGACAAAGTCTTGCGCCGCGCTATGCGGAAGATCGGGTGTCGGCGGGATTCGTGAGCGATCTCGACGCGCTGGTGCGCGCGCCTGTCGCGCTATGGATACATGGCCACACGCATACGTGCTTCGACTACACGGTCAACGGCACGCGCGTGGTGTGCAATCCGCGTGGCTATCGGGACCGCCGCACGGGGCAGCCGGAGAATCCGGCCTTTGCATGGGACAAAGTGGTGGAAGTCTAG
- a CDS encoding LysR family transcriptional regulator: protein MDTLQNMRVFVRVVEAGSFTGAAQYLNTTTAYASRAVSDLEAHLRTRLLNRTTRRIALTEAGERYLQRCEQILAYVDQAEAEAGDAHARPSGKLKVHAMTSFGQHYVVPAVGQYQQRYPDVHVELTLAQRMPDLLDEGYDVALVVATDLPDSGFVSQRLASAFSIAVASPAYLEKRGVPQKPADLAHHTCLQMVTPVFPTAQWNFTGPDGESTVDLGAATFQVNVAEAMAVAVREGMGVGLLPIYSAISGLRSGELQWILPEYKSQEMNVFAVYPSRQYLDAKIRTWVELLRESMPSTLARDQNELRQFART, encoded by the coding sequence ATGGATACGCTTCAAAACATGCGTGTATTCGTGCGGGTGGTGGAGGCGGGCAGCTTCACGGGCGCGGCGCAATACCTGAACACGACCACGGCATACGCCTCGCGCGCGGTGTCCGATCTGGAGGCGCATCTGCGCACGCGCCTGCTGAACCGCACGACGCGCCGCATCGCGCTCACCGAGGCGGGCGAGCGCTACCTGCAGCGCTGCGAGCAGATCCTCGCTTACGTCGATCAGGCCGAAGCGGAAGCCGGCGACGCGCATGCGCGCCCCTCGGGCAAGCTCAAGGTCCATGCCATGACGAGCTTCGGCCAGCACTATGTGGTGCCGGCGGTGGGGCAGTATCAGCAGCGCTATCCGGACGTGCACGTGGAGCTCACGCTCGCGCAGCGCATGCCGGACCTGCTCGACGAGGGCTACGACGTGGCCCTCGTGGTCGCGACCGATCTGCCGGATTCGGGTTTCGTGTCGCAGCGGCTCGCGAGCGCGTTCAGCATCGCGGTGGCGTCGCCGGCATATCTGGAAAAGCGCGGCGTGCCGCAAAAGCCCGCCGATCTCGCGCACCACACCTGCCTGCAGATGGTGACGCCCGTATTCCCGACTGCGCAGTGGAATTTCACGGGCCCTGACGGCGAGAGCACGGTCGATCTCGGCGCGGCGACCTTCCAGGTGAATGTGGCGGAGGCGATGGCGGTGGCCGTGCGCGAGGGCATGGGCGTGGGCCTGCTGCCGATTTATTCGGCAATCAGCGGTCTGCGCAGCGGCGAGCTGCAGTGGATCCTGCCGGAGTACAAGTCGCAGGAGATGAACGTCTTCGCGGTGTACCCGTCGCGCCAGTATCTCGACGCGAAGATCCGCACATGGGTCGAGTTGCTGCGCGAGAGCATGCCTTCGACGCTCGCTCGGGATCAGAACGAACTGCGCCAGTTCGCACGCACCTGA
- a CDS encoding DUF2069 domain-containing protein — protein sequence MNASVESVTEPVAQRRGAALGAFATLAALTLLCIAWEWRLAPIRPGGSALVLKAVPLALALPGVLRRRLYTLQWAAMLVLLYLAEGIVRGMTDPAPGNLLGWVEVALSLGFFACALAYVAPYKRAAKRAAKRAAKRAAKPTA from the coding sequence GTGAACGCCAGCGTGGAGAGCGTCACTGAGCCCGTCGCCCAGCGTCGCGGCGCCGCGCTCGGCGCCTTTGCGACGCTCGCCGCGCTCACGCTGCTGTGCATCGCGTGGGAATGGCGGCTCGCACCGATACGCCCCGGCGGCAGCGCGCTCGTGCTCAAGGCGGTGCCGCTCGCTCTCGCGCTGCCCGGCGTCCTGCGCCGCAGGCTTTACACACTGCAATGGGCGGCGATGCTCGTGCTGCTCTACCTCGCGGAAGGCATTGTGCGCGGCATGACCGATCCCGCGCCCGGCAACCTGCTTGGCTGGGTGGAAGTCGCGCTTTCGCTCGGCTTCTTCGCGTGTGCGCTTGCCTATGTCGCGCCGTACAAACGTGCGGCAAAGCGTGCTGCGAAACGTGCTGCGAAACGTGCTGCAAAGCCAACCGCATAG
- the wrbA gene encoding NAD(P)H:quinone oxidoreductase, which produces MKPILVLYYSRHGATRELARAIAQGIDSVPGAEARVRTVPPVSTVCEATAPDIPSDGPPYVELRDLEECAGLALGSPTRFGNMAAPLKYFLDGTTPQWLSGALAGKPACVFTSTGSLHGGQESTLLSMMLPLLHHGMLLVGIPYTESALTTTQGGGTPYGASHHARPDARGHGLSADEKTLASALGVRLARAALALAASERGERL; this is translated from the coding sequence ATGAAACCGATTCTTGTGCTCTATTACAGTCGACATGGCGCAACCCGCGAGCTCGCGCGCGCGATTGCCCAGGGTATCGACAGCGTTCCCGGCGCCGAAGCGCGCGTGCGCACGGTGCCGCCCGTCTCGACGGTCTGCGAGGCCACCGCGCCCGATATCCCGTCCGATGGACCGCCCTACGTCGAACTGCGCGATCTCGAAGAATGCGCCGGTCTCGCGCTCGGCTCGCCCACGCGCTTCGGCAATATGGCCGCGCCGCTCAAGTACTTTCTCGACGGCACCACGCCTCAGTGGCTTTCGGGCGCGCTCGCGGGCAAGCCCGCGTGTGTGTTCACGTCGACGGGCAGCCTGCACGGCGGCCAGGAAAGCACACTGCTCTCGATGATGTTGCCGCTGCTCCATCACGGCATGCTGCTCGTCGGCATCCCCTACACCGAAAGCGCGCTCACGACCACGCAGGGCGGCGGCACGCCCTACGGCGCCTCGCATCACGCGCGCCCGGATGCGCGCGGCCACGGCTTGAGCGCCGACGAGAAGACGCTCGCGAGTGCGCTGGGCGTACGGCTTGCGCGCGCGGCGCTCGCGCTCGCCGCCAGTGAACGAGGCGAGCGGCTGTGA